In Cupriavidus basilensis, the following proteins share a genomic window:
- a CDS encoding RraA family protein — protein sequence MSESESYVQRLRRLDCCAVSDALDKLQLPGTVTGLQQRSGAGRIAGRAITVKLGTGAPPPGPARHLGCTAIEQAGPENIIVVEQRTGVEAGSWGGLLSLGAKVRGVAGIVADGPVRDIDEAIDFEFPVFSRALTAFTARSRVVEQGTNVAVQVGNATVQGGDYVVADRSAVIFIAARDIVRVLETAEAIVRKEAVMAKAILAGTPIGEVMGGNYEHMLKG from the coding sequence ATGAGTGAATCCGAATCCTACGTACAACGCCTGCGCCGGCTCGACTGCTGCGCGGTGTCAGACGCGCTCGACAAGCTACAACTGCCGGGCACCGTGACCGGCCTGCAGCAGCGCTCCGGCGCCGGACGCATTGCCGGACGGGCCATCACCGTCAAGCTGGGCACTGGCGCGCCGCCGCCCGGGCCGGCCCGCCATCTCGGCTGCACGGCCATCGAGCAGGCAGGCCCAGAGAACATCATCGTCGTCGAGCAGCGCACCGGCGTGGAGGCCGGCAGCTGGGGCGGGCTGCTGTCGCTGGGGGCCAAAGTGCGCGGCGTTGCCGGCATCGTGGCGGATGGCCCCGTGCGCGATATCGACGAAGCCATCGATTTCGAATTTCCCGTCTTTAGCCGCGCGCTGACCGCCTTTACCGCGCGCAGCCGCGTGGTGGAGCAGGGCACCAATGTCGCGGTGCAGGTCGGCAACGCGACGGTGCAAGGCGGCGACTACGTGGTGGCGGACCGCAGTGCCGTGATCTTCATTGCCGCGCGCGACATTGTGCGCGTGCTGGAGACGGCCGAAGCCATCGTGCGCAAGGAGGCTGTGATGGCGAAAGCCATCCTGGCCGGCACGCCCATCGGGGAAGTCATGGGTGGCAACTACGAACACATGCTGAAAGGTTAG